The proteins below are encoded in one region of Sulfolobus sp. A20:
- a CDS encoding type II secretion system F family protein: MSVFSKKNNNNKRVGATQLSRIDLLFYNSGIIKRLAKNIEPKLIKAGSTQDPKLFASRLFFILIFSIMISLIFVIFSVRLFELYRLTLEVKYLAGFMVMIVFAIIIPPISYISQILQISQEIENRRIGLDSEAPAFSAIFNVFLKSGISARFVFEYLSNSAAMRYASQISSYINKRVKYLGEGVESAISESLKISPSKVFNEFLLTYVTAVRTGAPVLETMEAKAKDILKNIEVLASTAADNLSGVAEGFVIWLSSGFITFFLVMLLQAIFPSLIGSVPFPVIASFAIFLVPIVNLMFIWVTDQTQFRFPERSLKAYKIFYITFPIGIILSLLILYLIRNPIPLLIPLLYLTGGPQQIPYTILAFTIGLLVAVIPPGILAMKELREGTGYDTYVVSFLRSIAEGLRAGLNPETVIKTLKDSPEMGKFRDVLNTIYVYTVLGVPMKDAFKKAADRILDFSSRISLISLADMIEIGSLTPETVEALADQVDAQIRIRRSYNSKIRVLLYAPYVGIILALVASILLGNAIYTILLKEAFVTSYGPLAAARGLLPKALYVIAISSIFNSFLAGLLVGKIGYGKTAAGFIHSAILIVITAILVIISLHISLIPSISPSSTSL, from the coding sequence ATGAGTGTATTTAGTAAGAAGAATAACAATAATAAAAGAGTTGGTGCTACACAATTATCTAGAATTGATTTATTATTTTATAATAGCGGTATTATTAAAAGGCTTGCCAAAAACATAGAGCCTAAGCTAATTAAGGCAGGTTCAACACAAGATCCAAAATTATTTGCTTCTCGTCTTTTCTTCATTTTAATATTTTCAATAATGATATCGTTGATTTTTGTCATCTTTTCAGTAAGATTGTTTGAATTATACCGGTTAACCCTAGAAGTTAAGTATTTGGCAGGGTTTATGGTTATGATAGTATTTGCAATAATAATACCTCCAATTAGTTATATTTCTCAGATACTACAAATTTCTCAAGAGATAGAGAATAGAAGAATAGGATTGGATAGTGAAGCACCGGCATTTTCTGCAATATTTAATGTGTTCTTAAAGTCTGGTATAAGTGCACGATTTGTTTTCGAGTATTTATCAAATTCAGCCGCTATGAGATATGCCAGCCAAATTTCTTCATACATCAACAAGAGGGTTAAATATCTAGGAGAAGGTGTAGAAAGTGCGATATCTGAGTCATTAAAAATTTCACCATCTAAAGTTTTTAATGAGTTCTTGTTAACTTATGTTACTGCTGTGAGGACAGGTGCACCTGTATTAGAGACAATGGAAGCAAAAGCCAAGGATATCTTGAAGAATATAGAAGTTTTGGCATCAACCGCTGCTGATAACTTATCCGGAGTTGCTGAGGGATTTGTAATATGGCTTTCTTCTGGTTTTATAACGTTCTTCCTTGTTATGTTGTTACAAGCTATATTTCCTAGCTTAATTGGATCTGTGCCGTTTCCGGTTATAGCTTCTTTCGCTATATTTCTTGTTCCAATAGTTAATCTAATGTTTATTTGGGTGACGGATCAAACACAGTTCCGTTTCCCTGAAAGATCATTAAAGGCGTACAAGATTTTCTACATTACTTTTCCAATAGGCATCATATTATCCTTATTAATTTTATACTTGATCAGAAATCCAATACCTTTACTTATACCCTTATTATATTTAACTGGTGGACCACAACAAATACCTTATACTATTTTAGCCTTTACAATAGGTCTGCTAGTTGCTGTAATACCGCCTGGAATTCTCGCAATGAAGGAGTTAAGAGAGGGTACTGGATATGATACTTATGTAGTATCTTTCTTGAGATCAATAGCAGAGGGTCTCAGGGCTGGATTGAACCCAGAGACCGTAATAAAAACTCTTAAGGACTCTCCTGAGATGGGCAAGTTTAGAGATGTACTAAATACGATATACGTCTATACTGTATTAGGAGTTCCGATGAAAGATGCGTTCAAGAAAGCTGCAGATAGAATATTGGATTTCTCGAGCAGAATATCTTTAATTTCATTAGCGGACATGATAGAGATTGGTAGTCTAACTCCAGAAACCGTAGAAGCTTTAGCTGATCAAGTAGATGCTCAAATAAGGATAAGAAGGTCTTATAACTCTAAAATAAGAGTGTTACTCTATGCACCTTATGTGGGAATAATATTAGCATTAGTAGCGTCAATTCTACTAGGTAATGCAATCTACACAATATTGTTAAAAGAAGCATTTGTTACTTCTTATGGACCACTTGCTGCTGCAAGAGGATTATTGCCTAAGGCATTATACGTAATCGCTATCTCATCCATATTTAATTCATTTTTAGCGGGACTTCTAGTGGGTAAAATAGGTTATGGAAAAACTGCTGCCGGCTTTATACATTCTGCCATATTGATAGTTATAACAGCTATATTGGTAATAATTTCATTGCACATATCACTAATTCCTTCTATATCTCCATCGTCGACATCTTTATAA